The genome window TTGTTTTTACGCATTCAATGCTTCTGCACCACCAACGATTTCTAAGATCTCGTTTGTAATAGCAGCTTGACGAGCTTTGTTGTATTGAATTTTCAATCCTTTTTGTAACTCGCTTGCGTTGTCTGTTGCTTTATGCATTGCAGTCATACGCGCACCGTGCTCAGAAGCGTTAGCATCTAATACGGCTTTGAATAATTGCGTTTTCAACGTTTGAGGGATTAAGTCTCTTAAAATTTCTTCTTTCGAAGGGTTGAAGATATAATCTAACTCTGCTGAATTGTTTGCTTCTTCTTCAGTTTTCTCTAAAACGACTGGTAAAAATTGTTCGTCTTGTACAATTTGAACAGCTGCATTTTGAAATTGATTGTAGATAATTCTGATTTGATCAAAGTCACCTGCAGTAAATTTCTCTACTAAATCGTCTGCAATTTCAGCTACATCTGCAAAATTTAAATTATCCCAAATGCTTGATGCATTTTTATAGATAGTTTGTGTTTTACTAAAAGTATCATTAGCTTTTTTACCAATTGCTAAAATTTCTACGTGCTTACCAACTAATTCGTTAGCTAATAACGCATTTACTTTTTTGATGATGCTTGAGTTGTATCCTCCACATAAACCTCTATTTGAGTTAATAACGACTAAAAGTACTTTATTAACTTCGCGCTCTTCTGTTAATGCACCTCCTACTTCAGCTTCTAAAGTAGAACTTACATTTTGTAAAAGTTCACGTAATTTATCTGCATAAGGACGTAACTGTACGATAGAATCTGTAGCACGTTTTAGTTTTGCAGCAGAAACTAATTTCATAGCACTTGTAATCTGCATTGTAGAACCTACAGAAGTAATACGGTTACGTATATCTTTTAAATTTGGCATAATTCTATTTGAGATGAAGGATTAAAAGGAACTTAGAGATTCGAAAACCTCTAAGTTTCATTTATATTTTATTAGTATTTAGAAGTAGTTTCTGTGATAACTTTCTTCAATACATCCATAATTTCATCAGTCCATTTACCTAAACGGATAGATGTTAAAGTGTCTGCATATTTGTTGCGCATTAACTCAACAAAATCAGCTTGCCACTCTTTCACTTGGTTAACTGGAACATTTTTCAACATACCGTTAGTACCCGCATAAATAACTGCTACTTGTTCTTCTACTGGAATTGGAGCGTTAACACCTTGTTTTAATAACTCAACGTTACGTTCACCTTTACCAATTACGTTCATTGTAGCTGCATCTAAATCAGAACCAAATTTCGCGAAAGCTTCTAACTCACGGTATTGTGCTTGGTCTAATTTTAATGTACCAGATACTTTTTTCATTGGTTTTGTTTGTGCAGAACCACCAACACGAGATACAGAGATACCTACGTTGATCGCTGGACGAACACCTGAGTTGAATAAATCAGACTCTAAGAAGATTTGTCCATCTGTAATCGAAATTACGTTTGTTGGGATATATGCAGAAACGTCACCAGCTTGAGTTTCGATAATTGGTAAAGCAGTTAAAGAACCTCCACCTTTTACGATACCTTTCATAGATTCTGGTAAATCATTCATTTGAGATGCAATTGCATCATCTTTGATTACTTTTGCAGCACGCTCTAATAAACGAGAGTGTAAGTAGAAAACGTCTCCAGGATATGCTTCACGTCCTGGTGGGCGACGTAATAATAAAGACACCTCACGGTATGCAACGGCTTGTTTAGATAAATCATCATAAACAATTAACGCTGGACGACCGGAGTCACGGAAATACTCTCCGATTGCAGCACCTGCCATTGGAGCATATACTTGCATTGGAGCTGGATCAGATGCATTAGCAGCAACTACTACTGTATATTTATCTGCACCGTGGTCTTGTAATGTTTTCATGATTCCTGCTACTGTAGAACCTTTTTGTCCTACTGCAACATAGATACAGAAAACTGTTTCACCTCTATCGTAAAATTCTTTTTGATTTAAGATTGCATCTAAAGCAACAGAAGTTTTACCTGTTTGACGGTCACCAATGATTAACTCACGTTGTCCACGTCCAATTGGAATCATCGAGTCAATAGAAACGATACCTGTTTGTAATGGTTCGTTTACTGGTTGACGATAGATAACCCCAGGAGCTTTACGCTCGATAGGCATTTCATATAATTGTCCTTCGATTGGTCCTTTACCATCGATAGGATTTCCTAACATATCTACAACACGTCCTAACATTCCTTCACCTACGTTAATAGATGCAATTTTGTTTGTACGTTTTACAGTGTCACCTTCTTTAATACCTTTTGAAGGTCCGAAAAGTACAATACCTACGTTGTCTTCTTCAAGGTTTTGTACCATTCCTTCTAACCCGTTTGAGAATTCTACTAATTCTCCGTATTGAGCATTGTCTAACCCGTAAACACGAGCAATACCATCCCCAACAGTTAGAACGGTTCCTACTTCTGCTAATTCAACTGATGAATCAAAGCTTGTAAGTTGTTGTTTTAATATAGCTGAAACTTCAGCTGGATTTATTTCTGGCATTTCTGAAATATTTAAAATTTAGGAATGTATTCGTTTTTTAAAAAATCTTTTTTTAATGTAGCTAACTTAGTTTTGATTGACGAATCAACTTGATTGTTTCCTATTTTTAAAACGAAACCTCCAATTAAAGATGCATCAATTTTGTTCTCTACTTTTACTAGACTATTTGCAGCTAAAGTTTGTTTCGCTTTTGCTACAATATTATCAATTGTATTTTGATCTAATTGCACTGCCGAAGTAATTTCTGCTGTTACAATATTATTTGCTAAATCGTATAATGAAATAAACTGATCTGCAATTTTAGACAAAATATTCTCTCTACCATGTCTTACGACTAACGAAATGAATGTTTGAGAAGTTTTTGATAAAGATTTGAAAATCTCACTCAAAACAGCTTCTTTTTTCTTTGCATCAATCACTGGAGAATTTAAGAAAACTCTTAAATCATCATTCTCTTTAATGACTTTGCGAACATCATTCATTTCAGCATACACTACGTCTGTTTGGTTTGCTTCATTCGCAAACTCCATCAAACCTTTAGCATATCTATGTGCTGCTCTGAATCCTGCCATGATTAATTGAATTTAACTTGATCAATAACATCATTCACTAAAGCTTCTTGTGCAGATTTGTCTGACAATTCTTTAGTTAAGATTTTTTCAGCAATTTCAATTGACAACTGTCCAACTTGATTTTTGATATCAGCCATAGCTGATGCCTTTTCATTTTGGATAGCTGACTTAGCGTTTTCAATTAATTTGTTTGCTTCTACAGTTGCAGAATTTTTCGCCTCGTTGATGATATTTTCTTTCATTTCACGCGCTTCTTTCAAGATAGCATCACGTTCAGCACGAGCTTCTTTCATGATTTTCTCGTTTTGAGCGTTTAATAAAGCCATCTCTTCTTTCGCTTTTTTAGCTGCGTTTAATGCATCCTCGATAGATTGTTCTCTTTCTTTAACTGCAGATAAAATTGGTTTCCAAGCTAATGATCTTAACAATACTAATAAGATGATAAATACGACCGCAGTCCAAAAAATAAGACCAACTGAAGGTGTAATTAAATCCATTGTGTGTATGTATTAAATTTTATTTTTTACTAATTAATTTTTTAATGAATTAGCTTCAACAACCAACCGTTATTGAAGCTAATTTTTAATTCAAATATTATCCGTTACCTAATAACGCAACTACGATACCGAATAAACCTGCACCCTCGATTAAGGCTGCTGCGATAATCATAGCTGTTTGAATTTTTGAAGCCGCTTCTGGTTGTCTAGCGATTCCTTCCATAGCTGATCCACCGATTTTACCGATACCTAAACCAACTCCTAAAACTGCTAAACCAGCTCCGATTGCTGCAATACTTCCTGTCATGATAATTGTATTTAATTATTAAAAAATTATTTTATTGTTTTTTATATTCTATTCTTAATGATGATCGTGTTCTGCTACTGCTGTTCCGATGAATAACGAAACTAACATTGTGAATACGAACGCTTGTAATGCCGCTACTAATAACTCTAAACAGTAGATAAATAACGCTAATGGAATAGATCCACCTGCCATAGCTTCTGTTTGGAAAATAAAGATTAACGAAATTAACGACATAATGATGATGTGACCTGCTGTAATGTTCGCAAATAAACGAATCATTAAGGCGAAAGGTTTTGTAATAATCCCGATTAACTCAATTGGAGCTAAGATTAATTTTACTGGAACTGGTACACCTGGCATCCATAACATATGTCCCCAGTAACCTTTGTTTCCAGAGAAATTAATTACGATTAATGCGATTAATGCTAATACAAATGTAACTGCGATATTACCTGTAACGTTTGCTGCACCTGGTAACAATCCTAATAAATTGTTGATCCAAATGAAGAAAAATAACGTTAATAAATAAGGCATAAATTTTGCATATTTTTTCTCACCAATATTTGGAATTGCTACTTCATCACGAACAAAAATAATAATTGGTTCGATAAATCCTGCAATACCTTTTGGTACCATATTTCCTTTTTTGTAGTTAGATGCAACTGCAGAGAAAACTAAGATTAAAATCACGAAAGAGATTAACATTGATGTTACGTTTTTCGTAATAGAAAAATCTAATGGTTTTTCATTTTCTAAATGAATAGCTCCTTTTTCGTCTACGTGAGGTTTGATTGTACCTTGCGCATCTGTTTTGTAGATTTTTTCGTGGAAGTTGATGTAGTAGTTTCCGTTACTCTCAACAATCGCTTCGTTGTGGTGAAATTTAGAAGACATAAAAACCTGTAAACCATTATCCCATAAAATAACAGGTAATGCAACTCCTACACTTTTTTCTCCTTCTCCCCATAAATGCCAATCGTGCGCATCTGCAATATGGTGCATGATACCTGGCACTGGGTTAAATGTAGATTCGCCAGATTTCACTTTAGCAGCTTCCTCTTGACTTTTTACTTGCTCACTTTTAATTAACTCCTCAAACGTTTTTGGAAGACTTTCGTGCGGAACCGCTGTAGAGGCGAATCCGAAATTGAAAAGTAATAAAAACGCTAATAACGCTGAAAATTTCATGTATAATTCCTTTGTTTCTAAATTGCGTGCAAAATTATAGTAAATTAACCACTTACCAAAGTCAAATGCTAAAAATCATTAAACTTTTTTTAACTTTAAATTAATTAAGCGAATAAACACTAAAACTTCGGCTAGCAAAATTACAAAATAACTTATAATTAATTGCACAACATTTGATTTAATTTGTTCATTCACAACAATCAATGCTAATACAATTGCCATCTTCGCAATCATCCCTCCCATAAAGGCAAAACCAACATATTCTGGAAATTTTATCTTCACAAAACATCCAACTTGCAAAATCATTAACGTAATTAAACCAATTATTAAATACATTTTTGGAACAATTAGCGGATTTTCGCTAAAATTATAATGCGCAACAATTGCGTAATGAATACCACAAAAAATTGCAACCATTGCAATAAAAGAAAGTGCTAAAAGAATAAATTTCTTAATCATTAAAATTATTTTTTTGGTAATTGCTTCAACATCAAATATAATCCTGCAAAAACTCCCAGCAAAGATAAGCCAGCCGTCCATAATGGCTTGTCTGTTTCCATTTTTTTATCCAAAAAAGTTCCTAACCAAGCAAATAACGCAATCGTTACCGCCATCTGTATTCCCATCGCAGAAAACTTTAAATATTGATTTACACCTTCGGACTTTCGTTCTTCTTTCATAAGTTTTATGTAATTTTGCAAAAAATTATTTCGTGGTAAAGATAGGAAACATAGAATTACCAGACTTCCCTTTATTGCTTGCACCAATGGAAGATGTGAGTGATCCGCCATTTCGTCGCCTATGCAAAATGCATGGTGCAGACTTGATGTATACAGAGTTTATTTCTTCTGAAGGATTGATTCGTGATGCAATAAAAAGTCGTCAAAAATTAGATATTTTTGATTACGAACGTCCAATTGGTATTCAGATTTTTGGTGGAGATGAAGAGGCAATGGCGATGTCAGCTAAAATTGTTGAAACTGTTCAACCAGATATTGTTGATATTAACTTTGGATGTCCCGTAAAAAAAGTGGTTTGTAAAGGTGCAGGAGCTGGTGTTTTAAAAGATATAGATTTGATGGTACGTTTAACAAAGTCTGTTGTTGAAAGTACGCATTTACCAGTTACTGTAAAAACGCGTTTGGGTTGGGATTCTGACTCGATTAACATTTATGAAGTTGCCGAACGTTTGCAAGAAACAGGTATCAAAGCATTGTCAATTCATGGACGTACGCGTACGCAGATGTATAAAGGACAAGCAAATTGGGAACCGATTGCAAAAGTAAAAGCGAACCCAAATATTGAGATTCCAATTTTTGGAAATGGAGATATTGATTCTCCACAAAAAGCGATCGAATACAAAGAAAAATACGGTGTAGATGGTGTAATGATTGGTCGTGCGGCGATTGGTTATCCTTGGATTTTCGAGCAAATTAAACATTATCGAGAAACAGGTGAATTGTTACCAGAACCAACAATTGTAGAACGAATGGAAGCGGCTAAAAATCACTTAAATTGGGCGATTGATTGGAAAGGAGAACGAACTGGAATTTTGGAAACGCGTATGCATTATACCAATTATTTCAAAGGAATTCCGAATTTCAAACCTTATCGTACAAAATTAGTCATACAAGATAATCTTGTTGATTTGATGCAAACTTTCGAAGAAATCGAAAAAGAATTTATTCCAACATTAGAAGAAATTTAATCGTTAGAAATAATTCATTAATATAAAAAAATCCACCAAAAAAACTTGGTGGATTTTTCATTTAAACTTGAGACTATAATTAATTACAATTATCTACAAGCAACACTTCTTCTG of Empedobacter falsenii contains these proteins:
- the atpH gene encoding ATP synthase F1 subunit delta, whose amino-acid sequence is MAGFRAAHRYAKGLMEFANEANQTDVVYAEMNDVRKVIKENDDLRVFLNSPVIDAKKKEAVLSEIFKSLSKTSQTFISLVVRHGRENILSKIADQFISLYDLANNIVTAEITSAVQLDQNTIDNIVAKAKQTLAANSLVKVENKIDASLIGGFVLKIGNNQVDSSIKTKLATLKKDFLKNEYIPKF
- the dusB gene encoding tRNA dihydrouridine synthase DusB, which gives rise to MVKIGNIELPDFPLLLAPMEDVSDPPFRRLCKMHGADLMYTEFISSEGLIRDAIKSRQKLDIFDYERPIGIQIFGGDEEAMAMSAKIVETVQPDIVDINFGCPVKKVVCKGAGAGVLKDIDLMVRLTKSVVESTHLPVTVKTRLGWDSDSINIYEVAERLQETGIKALSIHGRTRTQMYKGQANWEPIAKVKANPNIEIPIFGNGDIDSPQKAIEYKEKYGVDGVMIGRAAIGYPWIFEQIKHYRETGELLPEPTIVERMEAAKNHLNWAIDWKGERTGILETRMHYTNYFKGIPNFKPYRTKLVIQDNLVDLMQTFEEIEKEFIPTLEEI
- the atpB gene encoding F0F1 ATP synthase subunit A, whose amino-acid sequence is MKFSALLAFLLLFNFGFASTAVPHESLPKTFEELIKSEQVKSQEEAAKVKSGESTFNPVPGIMHHIADAHDWHLWGEGEKSVGVALPVILWDNGLQVFMSSKFHHNEAIVESNGNYYINFHEKIYKTDAQGTIKPHVDEKGAIHLENEKPLDFSITKNVTSMLISFVILILVFSAVASNYKKGNMVPKGIAGFIEPIIIFVRDEVAIPNIGEKKYAKFMPYLLTLFFFIWINNLLGLLPGAANVTGNIAVTFVLALIALIVINFSGNKGYWGHMLWMPGVPVPVKLILAPIELIGIITKPFALMIRLFANITAGHIIIMSLISLIFIFQTEAMAGGSIPLALFIYCLELLVAALQAFVFTMLVSLFIGTAVAEHDHH
- a CDS encoding AtpZ/AtpI family protein, encoding MKEERKSEGVNQYLKFSAMGIQMAVTIALFAWLGTFLDKKMETDKPLWTAGLSLLGVFAGLYLMLKQLPKK
- the atpG gene encoding ATP synthase F1 subunit gamma, yielding MPNLKDIRNRITSVGSTMQITSAMKLVSAAKLKRATDSIVQLRPYADKLRELLQNVSSTLEAEVGGALTEEREVNKVLLVVINSNRGLCGGYNSSIIKKVNALLANELVGKHVEILAIGKKANDTFSKTQTIYKNASSIWDNLNFADVAEIADDLVEKFTAGDFDQIRIIYNQFQNAAVQIVQDEQFLPVVLEKTEEEANNSAELDYIFNPSKEEILRDLIPQTLKTQLFKAVLDANASEHGARMTAMHKATDNASELQKGLKIQYNKARQAAITNEILEIVGGAEALNA
- the atpE gene encoding ATP synthase F0 subunit C; the encoded protein is MTGSIAAIGAGLAVLGVGLGIGKIGGSAMEGIARQPEAASKIQTAMIIAAALIEGAGLFGIVVALLGNG
- a CDS encoding F0F1 ATP synthase subunit B, which produces MDLITPSVGLIFWTAVVFIILLVLLRSLAWKPILSAVKEREQSIEDALNAAKKAKEEMALLNAQNEKIMKEARAERDAILKEAREMKENIINEAKNSATVEANKLIENAKSAIQNEKASAMADIKNQVGQLSIEIAEKILTKELSDKSAQEALVNDVIDQVKFN
- the atpA gene encoding F0F1 ATP synthase subunit alpha; this encodes MPEINPAEVSAILKQQLTSFDSSVELAEVGTVLTVGDGIARVYGLDNAQYGELVEFSNGLEGMVQNLEEDNVGIVLFGPSKGIKEGDTVKRTNKIASINVGEGMLGRVVDMLGNPIDGKGPIEGQLYEMPIERKAPGVIYRQPVNEPLQTGIVSIDSMIPIGRGQRELIIGDRQTGKTSVALDAILNQKEFYDRGETVFCIYVAVGQKGSTVAGIMKTLQDHGADKYTVVVAANASDPAPMQVYAPMAGAAIGEYFRDSGRPALIVYDDLSKQAVAYREVSLLLRRPPGREAYPGDVFYLHSRLLERAAKVIKDDAIASQMNDLPESMKGIVKGGGSLTALPIIETQAGDVSAYIPTNVISITDGQIFLESDLFNSGVRPAINVGISVSRVGGSAQTKPMKKVSGTLKLDQAQYRELEAFAKFGSDLDAATMNVIGKGERNVELLKQGVNAPIPVEEQVAVIYAGTNGMLKNVPVNQVKEWQADFVELMRNKYADTLTSIRLGKWTDEIMDVLKKVITETTSKY